The following DNA comes from Dermacentor andersoni chromosome 2, qqDerAnde1_hic_scaffold, whole genome shotgun sequence.
aaaggtggAAGTGGGAGGGGCTATCTCCAGTAACTTTTATCATGCTTATGCTGATAGTGTTAGTGTTTTACTGTATATGTTTGAAATAACCTTACGAAACTAACCAATCTTTTAAAAGCATGGCAGCTATTCTGCTTCGTTTGTGTTTTATGTTTCCGAAGAATGATAATTGCAACCTGTCTTCGAGATCTCATGACATAGGTAAAAATGCTTGTTGACAAACGTGACGCATTCACTGCTCGCTAAAGTAACACATTGGAATCTAAATGGGGAAGACTCACGACAAAAGCGTGAAAGTGTTGGTAGAACCAAGATTATCGTCGACTCGGGATTCACAAGATGAGGGCGCTCAGGTAGGTAACGTCGAAGACTATAAAAACGAAGCCTTTGATTTTGCTATGGGCAGTGAGGCCTGCTATGTGATCAGGCTCTTGTGAGAATTCGACCACTGCCTGCAAAATTACGCGGTGTCGATGCTCACCTCAAAGGCCATGGTACTACAAGGGATATGTGAAAGATCACATACACATACAGTTGACAGCCGAAGTAGGCCAAGGAGTCCTTGGAAGAGAGGGGATTGCCTTAAAGAAATCAATGGAGAACAAATGAGACTTTGGTGCAAGACTGAAGCACATTTCGCTCCCGCTGTCCTCTGCCTCGTTTTAACACAGCCATGTTCAGTTCATTTCTGTTCTATTTTCTTAAATGCCCCTTCTGGGGATTATTACACAAGAAGTGGGATGTTAGGCTGACTCAGAGCTGCGTTAACATTGTCATTCGTGCCATCAGTATTGCAAATTGGCGTCTTAAACGTGGCATCACTCAACTTTTCTATTTTAAGCAGTGTGACTGATGTACTGGACTTTATTTTATGCCACTGTTAGGCATTGTAGGGTAGACTccgaaataaaatgttttcttttaatgcggaagcattataTTCCCTATCACGCGAATATTCGGCGTCGGTGGCAGCATGACTGAGCGATGATTCCAAAAATGGcagacggcgcaaagagtaaaagcccgtcaaggaaggaaggaaatcaactttattcaaggtcctgcaggccacgagagctttggggctCTCATgtagtgggcgtctcccacgacggaaccgggaggttgagtttcctggcggcgtcgtggacctgctggacggcccagagttggggagcaagttcttcgctccggattgctttttcaaacttgcgcttgtccggttcggagtttatgcaagcttgcgagcacggctagagtaaatgatagacgttaagggatATAGTGCAATTGGTGCAacaagacttgtcgtagagctcaggcatgtagtggtgtagtctgttttgcgtggggtacgtgtcttgtagcattctgagtgtaaccggttgagctcgagtgagcgtgcggtgtggcgtgctgtgctctctacgttgtaggtagtagtgtttagtgatttcattgtatgtaatgggtgcgtccttgttctccgagtggtcgggtgaagccgcgaaGTCTGTAAGCGTAAGCGCAGCCTcttgtgccgcctcgttaaggttgagGACCGCACAGTGGTGCTCAATGTCCTTGTTCAGTAGTGCGACTTTTttcctaagtcttctattgagtctctGGGTACGCCATCCCTGCAGTATGGATCTTTTCGCTTTCAGCATGTGAGAGAGCTTAGCATCCATCCCGCTTGTCTGAACATCCGTTTctatttctttggtcgcgttgcGGGGGTCCTCCTTGAGCTCTTGCGTCCACTGTTCTAGTGTTGCGGGCTTGTCGGTACGTTCCTTTCTTACCTGTCTAAATGCATCCCAATCCGTGTATCTCCACTTTCGTAGTGGTTTCGAGGCTATTGCTATTGACGTTTCCACAATGTAAAAATGCtaggattgacgtcaaatttctcagggaggttcctgtaaacaaagtaaattaatggctttgaaaagaaaatttggcacaTTTCGGTTCTGGGTGGGaacgaacccgggcctccgggttGCGGGACCAGCAAGCTTCCCCGACAGCACGGTGGCTCCACGCTTCTGGCTGACTAAGAGTGTGCCTAGTGGgggcgtcattgggcacgtgacggtgcagccaatgggaaggagGTGACGCCTCCTCATGAGCGAATAAAATGAGCGCATAAAATAAAGACAGTTCACCGAACGGACTATAACGATTTCGCATTCATACACGTatgcagtcttaagtgtctcgtaccaattttttttaaatttcaattTATTGTCATGTTCGCAAGTTCTCAGTTAAAGATGCAGTTAAACACATGATTAAATTACAGTAACAAAGTTATGACAGCAAGAATAAACATTTTTGAAGAGCACAAGAACagcgaataataaaaaacaaGAATGAAATACACCATTCAAATATGCAGAATGACGCACACTTTCAGCCCCACGACGGGGAATTGCGTTCGACTCTAATGCTGCTTGGAATGAACAATGAGCTCGAGAAGATAGTCGTTAGTGTGTGTGGTCTTGAGACGAATAATGTGACCAAGGCGTCAAGATATCAGTGTTAGGCTTGTTAATTATCAATTAACACTGTCCCACAACCAGTGCTTGGTTCCAGTGAACGCACGTACATAGTTTACAGTTGTCAGCTGGGCGAGCAGAAAATCTTTCACGGTGTTGGTGGGGGAGCTTATTTTGCTTTTTCGTCTACACTTAGCACGACATACATTAGCTCACCCAATTAAACGAGCGCAGCTGCGGCAACTTTGCCACACCTTCAGCACCGTAAATTAGCGTCCCAACGTCGCATAACTCAGCGCCTAGCGTCAAAAGATGAGTGTCTTATTTTAGAGGTGATGCCCCGAACTGAACTGTCTCAGCATGAGTAGAGGATACCTAGGATTATCACAGGTCACGCGCAGACTCTGAATCATCATGCGTGGCATGTACTATACGCATACACTTATATGTCAATctcccatttatttatttctttaggcACAATGTTCGGTACAGCGGGCTCTTCAGTCTCCATACTTCCTATACTCTAGCAATTATTAGCAACAAGAGGAAATGATTGATGGCCTCGACGTGAGTGGCTCCGCAAGAGCAATCCACAGTTCCAGAGAAGCAGACGAAAGCATTCACAAGGATCTGAAATTTGTAGGATTTCAATCACATCGAATGGAATCGTCTGGCCGACTTCGCGGGCCAGACGGTTCTTGATCGCCtcaagagggagctttagctcagCAACTCCTATCTTAAATGCAAAGGAAGGGAAAACATGTTTTTCTAGGCAACCACGGCGCCGAATTTCATGAAATTtgcttcatttaaaagaaaaagttaaggtCTAGAAACTGTAGAAGCAGATTTCTGATTTCTGCTGTCAACACCTttataaaaattgttgaaaatctcACAATATCAAAAAAAGACGTTACTGTTAAGTTTACAACTGTGTAAaccagcaatgaaaaatgatataacAATTCTGTAAACTCTACTTTATAAAACATCTAAAGTGGCCAAATTGTACACTGCTCAGAATTGTATCATTATTACGTGAGTAGAACATTTGCAAAGCCTTTGTATACGTTGTAAGAAATTCATGTGAGCTGTAAATTATTATATAAAATTGGTCCGCTCTAGATTCTTTAATGAATGCAGGttacaaaactgcgatatctgGTTTTGATCcagagttacagatttgtaaacttcgtgcttccatataGATACATATGCCAATTCTCAGCACGTTTCGTGAAATATTGCAGTTCCCAAATCAAAATAATGTGCCACCTCTGTGGTGCTTCCGGAGAGGTCACCGCATGAAGTCTGTTTTCGTTCTCAGCAGATAGAACAGCAAGCTATAGCGTATATAACTATCGAGTGGGTAGGAGTTCCCTTTTAGAAAGACCCAATCATTTATTGTAGTGACTGCGCTCTGCAGCCCAGAAAGGCAGATGTTTTATAGTGCGGACAGGCAAGGACACGTTCAAAGCACGTGCGCTATGGCTGCAGCTCACCCGTGTCGCAAATGCCAAAGGTTGGGTCGAGTAAATTTTTGAGGTAAGTAGCTCTGAATGTAGGCGTGACGGCCGTGATGGTGCGCAGACGGTGGAGTACCACAATAAGTGTTATGAGTGACACGTACAtattacttaaagggacacttacgagaaaaatgtttttttatgtATTAGTAAACTACCCTCCTACATTATcagaaacaccactcttaccactatgagacgcttggtaagccataaAAAAAGCGCAATAACCAAAGACGGGTGGCGATGCGTCCTTGAAGTTCCCGTTCCAGTTcgttgtgacgtcacggattttgacaGCGTTTTCTAAGGCTTAGGTAATTCCTCAGCGGTAAAGATAAACTACACTGTGTTATAAGATAGCCAAAGAGTGAACATGGCGAGCTACGAGTACTTTTACTGATCCAACGTGGCATAAATACGGAGAACTACTTCAAAATTCGTGATATCACAGTGACACACCGGCGATGGTGATctggcgcgaaattaaaaaaactGAAGCTTTCAACTTTATTTTCaattctaataatcaacctattacttCGAAATTAACGACAACAGAGTTTTCAAAGAACGCTTTATGCGCCTGAACTGCTTTAGTGTtttgccttcagtgtccctttaacacaaGATTCGAACAATCAGGTACTCACGAGGCTAACTCAGGCGCCTGGCTGAGGGCATTATTCCCAATAAACATTCGAGACTCCTTTGAAACCCACAACGTGTAGACAAACTTGCTTCAAGGTCCAGATATGCTTTGCAGCCTATAATTAAATCGCATTGATCGCAGGCGTTTGGTGCCTCAACGTGTCCAAAAGGAAGCGCGAgaaattaaaatatggggttatacgtgccaaaaccactttccgattatgaggcacgccgtagtggaggactccagaaatttcgaccacctggggttctttaacgtgcacctaaatctaagtacgcagatgtttcgcccccatcggctgcatttcgcccccatcgaaatgcagccgccgtggccgggattcgatcccacggcctcgtgctcagcagtctaacatcatagccactgagcaaccacggcgggttggggAGGAAGCGCGAGAGAAGAGCCCAGCTACAGTAGATGCTTAATACATGACACCACTCCACGTGCCTCGTTCAGCGAGCCCTTTTACCATCTCTGAGCACCACACAAAGAGGCATGCTTACAACACTCAGCAGTAGGAAGAACGCAAGTTTACCGCCGCGCTGAAGCCGCTCGCCGCTTAGAGCAAATGCGGGCGACCTATCGCCAATGCCGCGCCAGCAATACGGACGATGAACGATCAGAATAATAATCGTAACAATATAAAATATATCACAAATTACATACCCATCGTAAGAACGTTTGCTCATAGCATTACCGTCGCCAATCATCTCTAAAGGTTGGGTGcaccggcattttttttttttcattacgacCATTACACTCGACGAGAACCATAGCCAGCATACGTGTAATCCCGGGTAAGAAAACATCGAAAGCTTCAATTTCGTAAACCAATTTTGTGATTGTAAGCGGTTATTTGCTGCAGCGATAATATGCGGACACCGTTGGCTCTTTCATTGCGTAACTGTGTGGAGAATAGAGCCGGCCACCGGCACATTATGAGTGTTGTTCTGTGTTTGACCTATCACGCAAGAGAGCAGCAGTGGCAGCCAGCAGCATCAATCACAATCAGCCGGGAGAGTTCGCAGAAAAAGCTTCGTTTTGAATGTAGAAGGCCAGGAAGTAAAACAGGATAGCTTCCAGCTGAGACACTACACTGAGAGAAGGGGGACGCAGTGTAAAGGTGCAACGGGAAGTGAAAGACAGATATCAAAACACTAAATCAGCCGCAACAAAACATTATGCAAGAACAGGGGTCGCGCACGCTACGCCATCGCAATATATAAAAAGCAGAGTCAAATCGTGCCCAGCCGTACGCTAACGTATACTGCACGGAGGCCTCCTTGGCAATCCTGACATTAGACCAAATGCGGTGAGGGCATGTGTGGTCGCAACTGTTGAAGCCACGCGCGGCCCAGTTTCACTACAGCTGTTCACACATTTTCCCGTCGTCGtatgcacgcaaaaaaaaaatgaattacaaAACAAGCGAAATGATGTAATTGAAAGCATTCGCTCCTTGCACGCAAAGAAAACATAGCACGCTGAATTAAAATAAACGCATAATATACAACAATTGACCATGAAACAAGAGAACGGCACGTAAGCTTCTTCATAACGTGTGCACGCAACATTAAAGGAGTACCGCAGACAGTGGTCGGGCGATAGCAAGGGAAAGTGCAGCGACAAGGGTGAGGGGAGTAGAGGGTCGGGAGCGAACGAGGCTATAGCCCGCAGGCTAGTCAAGCGCCGGCGCTTCTCTCGGCCGAGGAGCGGCATCTCAGATGAAGCACCGCGCCGGAAATGAAAATAACCAAAGGAAGCAGACAGCAAATTCCGTCATGCTCCGGGCCAAGGCAGATGGAAAGGGCCAAATTGATCACGTTAGTGCTGCCGCAATTTGGATGGAAGTCTCCCGGGTTTCCCGCCGCACCGTTGCCGCGCCTGCAGGCCTCTCTTCTGGCCCACGTCACGAGATGCCCAGAAAATAGACCCGCGGGAAAAGGAGCGCCCAAGGCGTCGCGCGGAGCTCGCCGCCGCTTCGGCTGCTCGCATCCTTCCTTTGCTTCCTTCCGAGTCCCCCGTTCAACCCCCGGCGGGGATGGGGCTGAGGTAAGCTGAAAGCGTCGGAGCAAGAGGGAGAAGGCGCGTGCGCGTCATGGCAGCGAGCAGCTAAAATGTTCTAATGCGCCACTACCTCAGAAGGGGGCTCGTCTCGATGGCCTTGCTCCAAGCGCGGGTACTGGTACTCGCGAGAGTTCACGCACGTCCTGAAGCATTGAACGGACAAAAAACACCTTATCCCACTTCGTCGTTAGCTGAGCGGCTTGCGCATAGTTTTGCCTTGCGGATCTAATTTCACCTTACTTTCGGTAGCAAGAGTCAATTCCTGGCAGCTTCCGCTTACCTAGCTTGGCGTCTCTCGTGCAACACTAAAAAATATGCTCGGAAAACCGGATTTCAAGAACAAGAACCTTCTCTTCCAATACAGAATGTACAGAGCAGACGCATTGGCGTTCCATGTCACACAGTCCGGTTTCTGACAGCACGCGCCGGACTGAGGCACGTAGATGATCTTGTGTATAAACATGCAGAAACCGTGGACCTGAGACATGATCAGCATTCCCGTTGGCCAAAGAAGAAACGTTTGCTTTTTCAAGTATTGCTGAGCTGATGGGGACGGTGCAATGGCTTGTAGCTCAAGCAATATCTAATGAAGAAACAGATGTGTACAGATGTTGAAGTCTTTCTTTGCTACTTGAAACAATAATTTGCCGCTAAACCAGAAATGTCGTCTTGTTATATATACGTTAAAAATATCGTACATCGTGCTAAATGTGCCAGAAGATGTCTTGGATGACCACTAACCAAATGGAAAGGGGTTATAGAGTACGTTAATGTTATCGCATAAGGTACTTAGTTTCACGGTTCTAATGAGCTGCCcgttttgtgtgtgcgcgcgcgtgtgtacgtgagagagagagagagagaaagaggcttGATATTAGTTTCCTTTTCGCTTAAGCCACACCACCACAGCTGAAAGATCATGACTTAGCGTAGCGCCAACGCTGCTATACTAACGCAAACTGCTGCTTACGAAACCACTAGCGAAGACAAAGGCCAGCACCTTCATAACAAAGTTTAAGTAAACCAAAATACGCTAGCTGTTACGTAGcgtccagtcttttttttttttttttgtaagttgtgctcagcagcataatGCGTTACGTGTAGGGTTTATAGTTTGTTTTCAGTTGTGGCGTTTAACGCGTTGCCATCATTCCGTGGCCAGCACGGACTCATATTTTGGGACGCACCTGTGGGCATGTATCCGTGCATTTATTTCTCGTTATTACGGTTAATAATGAGTGAACTTTGGGTCAGTCGGGGTTTAGAAAGGGCGTCTACAGGGCGTGCCAGAAGCATCCCTTGCGCTGGCGAGCCATCTTCGAATTGGCGCTGCAGTTGAAGGCCGCCAGGAAACCGGGCTCCTCGGCGACGGGCAGATTGCAGCGCTCGCGGTGCGAGCCCACGGTGCCTTCCACCTCGTTGGTATCGAACGCGCACCACTTGAAACAGGCGCTCAGGTAGAAAAGCTGCGCACTTGTCCAGTTCTGAAACACCGCTGCAGTTTTCAGCGGCCTGTAGCTCGGAGTCGCcgcgcggagcgcgcgcatcGCCGCTTGCAGACCCACAACGTCCGCGTACACCTCTTCAATTCGTTGGTACGCTAGTGCTCCTACTTGACGGCGCGTCTGGGATGGCGACGACGACCGGTGTAGGCAAGTGATGGTGTTGGATACCGCCGCAGCGAAACGCCGGTTGACTAAAAGGCCATCGCGATCCGCGTCCGAAGCCGATAGATGCAACGCGGAGACGAGCTCGCGAGCCACGAGGTGGCCCAGGGCCGCGTATGTCGCTTCCGGTGATTCGCGCACCAAGATAGGTGGCAACATTGACGCGACAGGCACGAACAGCAGGCTGTAGAAAGGAAGCAGTAGTGGTTTCGCTGCCAGCATGGGCAGCCGATGTGACATGCGGCGTGCCGTCGATACACGACGATGCAGCGACGCCTTGGCCCGGTCGGCGCGCCCCCTGAGCGCGGACAGGTACGAGCGGACGAAGGGCGACCGGAAGACGGGTAGCGACGCGTAGTGCCGCTCCAGGAGAGCCTCGTCGTATAAGTCATCGGGCACCACTGAAAGTGCACGAACGTCGATAACTGCATGATCGTCGCCGCGACATCTTTCTCGTCTTTTCAAGCGAACTGAGTGTATCACGTGAATTAACGGCATCTCTCCTAGTCAGCAGCTAGTACGTACATATATAATACGGCTGGAAGGACAATGTTTGCTGCCAgactacacagggtgtcccaactatcatgcaccaagatttaaaaatgtgcaaatgccacgtagctggacaaaaccaaggtaacgttgtttgccgtcgattGGAGATACTTATACAAAATGTTTTCACTTGCTGACACGCTCACCATACTTCTGCACTATTCAAATTACCAACAGTGCCGCTAGAGATATGTGCATGGTGATGCCGCGCAACTTTTCACCTCGCTAGCTGTACTACATCTCGTTACGGCGACGACGTCCGTACATATGCACTAGCATCACTGGTGACAGCATGCGACACGACAATATGCCGCCTTGTCTGTCTAGTTACATTGTTGCACATGCTTCTGGCCCGCGCGCGAAACGGAGACAGGAAAAACAGCGCGACTGTAATCAGCTTTTGAAGTATCTCTCTGTCGCACGACCACGCTTGCACATGCCCTTCACTGCAAGCCCTGAACGCCCGAATGCTGATGAGCAGTAGATGACAGTTCGATACCCTTCGACTTCCATCCAAGTTAGTAAAAATAAGCCAGCGTAAAATTAAGAATTCGCTGTTCCCCTTTTGCACCCCTTCGCCTTTCCACTAAGATCGTCTCCTACAGGTTTTGTTGCTTAAGATGTCCGTTCAGATAGCGATAGGTTCACAGATCAATACCGAGACATTATTACTTTAGCGTTGGAGTTTCAAAAAAGCAGACTTAAGGTACACAGGTACCTTGCCGACATAACTTAGCAGCTTGGCGACATTAAGTCGCTTGACGACACATAGCCGCAGTTCCCATTCCTTTGGTCTGTCCTTTACGCAGCTTTACGCACGTACGCTATACCTCCTTCACCTAAAAGGGAGTTTTCAGTTGTTCCTTCTATTGCACGTGGGCATACCAAAATGTATCTTTTCTTCATCGCAGCCATATTCTCTCGGTTCACAGCATAAAAGATGAAAACGCGACATTTTGATTAGGATTACAAAACAACTTTCCCGACTAGTAAACAATTACGAAGGTCAATAGACAAAGTGCTGGGCAAAAGTAGCAGTTCTTCCGCACATGcactacgattttttttttcgtcattgaaGAGAGACAGCTCTGCTTAAAAGAAAGGATTATTTCGAGCTTGATACGGTTTTCTTTCTGCTTAAACACGTAGCAAGTGAGTGCCGAAATACGCCATTAAGCCACTGCTGTGCGAACTAGGACTGCATTAGGCAATTTTAATAGAGTGTCTTTGATTAACAATAGAAACCGGGGCACAAGGAAAATTGAGCTGCAGTGTATAATCACATTTAGCAAGAAAAGCTAATGGCGCCCGTTTACGATGACTTCATTCTTGATATGATGCAACTACGTCACAAAATTGGGCACTTTTTTCCCCTTAATATCATCAttaaaagaaaaagctcacgcTTGGGTTAGTTACACAGAGTGCAGATATGCTTACCCTCCGACCAGTTCACGCTTCattatttcacacacacacacaaaatgttgAAGCATCCACTGGAAATTGTTGTTCAGAACACTTACGAACAACGTCTTCAATCCCATGGAGTTTTGCCGAAGTATTCTTTCTTTCTGCTTCTGGAAGTATAGCAAGGCTTGCCTCCAACACCTTGCGTATGTTGCCAATAACAGAATGAACTATATCTATATTTGACATTGGAACGAGGCCTTCTGTAAGTGAAGGAAGGAAAGCAAAATTAATAACAGGGAAATTATTACCTTCCTGGGAAAACTGTGTGAAAACACTGAACGGAAATAAATGAAATTGTTGTAGGATTAAGCTAGTATTCGCGTTAGTAATAAACTAGTGAGCTTTGAACATTCTGTACTATTTAGAAAGCTTGAGGCGGCAATAGAGTCATTGAATGGCTCGGAGGACTAGTTATATATTTTTGAACATGGGAtttttttcgttcttagcaaTTTTTTACATTAAAACAGCTCCGAAGCCAAGATCAGGTAGGATTGGCCACCTGCCAGGTTACATTACACGGATAATTCGGAAGTGGCGACTGGCCTAAAACAAATGGAAATGCAACGGAGCTCACTAAATAATTACAAGCTAACGTGAGAAGATATGCAATAAAAATATGATCAATGTTATTTGCCTagagaaagtttctttttttttctttccttcctttctctcttttttctttttttgcattcacACTGAACCATGCATTCGAAGAAGAACACAAATTGATGTCTTAGAACTTACGCTTTTCTGAGCACGTGCTTAACTGCTGCTTGGGTCTTCTTAAGTGCGCTAGCACATTGGTTTTTCCCGAACACAG
Coding sequences within:
- the LOC126542477 gene encoding uncharacterized protein isoform X2, whose amino-acid sequence is MGAEATPSKHRLNDSDSDLKKGRTLDSATREGARRSVVRGERAFLPELDLRHQNRTVLTLSPGWLQASLADKRSVSSALFLAAVYGRDDLSQRLQRVYRRVALAAAALHQSAQHQAPFYTTVEGVGSFSRYLPSAEVLLAMINLNFRKKNQVTLKDDVYVTGGGKSAFRLAAMFAAEVAFDDAEAAGAFVSTLLLRHLSVPSSAKLSSMLQMSKYRCFELVEDVAPHAMSLFLAEGLVPMSNIDIVHSVIGNIRKVLEASLAILPEAERKNTSAKLHGIEDVVLVPDDLYDEALLERHYASLPVFRSPFVRSYLSALRGRADRAKASLHRRVSTARRMSHRLPMLAAKPLLLPFYSLLFVPVASMLPPILVRESPEATYAALGHLVARELVSALHLSASDADRDGLLVNRRFAAAVSNTITCLHRSSSPSQTRRQVGALAYQRIEEVYADVVGLQAAMRALRAATPSYRPLKTAAVFQNWTSAQLFYLSACFKWCAFDTNEVEGTVGSHRERCNLPVAEEPGFLAAFNCSANSKMARQRKGCFWHAL
- the LOC126542477 gene encoding uncharacterized protein isoform X1 → MTVTEKVGRALVTCLGEHESEHDHSNVVAQLLHSLGVDWPSLRVVADRTRTFNFLQVFFTLSQNMGLPLFFQFLPELDLRHQNRTVLTLSPGWLQASLADKRSVSSALFLAAVYGRDDLSQRLQRVYRRVALAAAALHQSAQHQAPFYTTVEGVGSFSRYLPSAEVLLAMINLNFRKKNQVTLKDDVYVTGGGKSAFRLAAMFAAEVAFDDAEAAGAFVSTLLLRHLSVPSSAKLSSMLQMSKYRCFELVEDVAPHAMSLFLAEGLVPMSNIDIVHSVIGNIRKVLEASLAILPEAERKNTSAKLHGIEDVVLVPDDLYDEALLERHYASLPVFRSPFVRSYLSALRGRADRAKASLHRRVSTARRMSHRLPMLAAKPLLLPFYSLLFVPVASMLPPILVRESPEATYAALGHLVARELVSALHLSASDADRDGLLVNRRFAAAVSNTITCLHRSSSPSQTRRQVGALAYQRIEEVYADVVGLQAAMRALRAATPSYRPLKTAAVFQNWTSAQLFYLSACFKWCAFDTNEVEGTVGSHRERCNLPVAEEPGFLAAFNCSANSKMARQRKGCFWHAL